A stretch of the Medicago truncatula cultivar Jemalong A17 chromosome 5, MtrunA17r5.0-ANR, whole genome shotgun sequence genome encodes the following:
- the LOC11406312 gene encoding mitogen-activated protein kinase kinase kinase 5, producing the protein MRWLPTLIFNPSSSSSSSSSSATSPSTRKSSSASSSSPSSASSEPSDSRRSSRGTWFFGNGKKSTRSRKLRHVDDANVEYSTAPIQRSPSARGYIRSNTSSSVAPQPLPLPESPGGLLRQRDADCRLPSPLPKEASGPSLSPREASGRVTESDVNVGVGSLPVGFKMRSVFASKETRRNAENAETRPPGSRSVRQDTSGDAAPGFRGNNFRISVPPRSTSTSNTPFTSPTISPYDTKQDDFVPYYYVSPKANQFWSAPEMPTSTGQPPPAFFDLSASGIDGASSPHQSPGGKNPKSPARSSSPLPRLSLDYPTAARRERLSLEYPTTAPPPSVHPLPLPPWPGTSLPSPSANATYSQPGVAKTESLSMKSQWQKGKLIGRGTFGSVYVATNRETGALCAMKEADIFFDDPKSAESIKQLEQEIKVLSHLQHPNIVQYYGSEIIEDKFYIYLEFIHPGSINKYVRDHCGAITESVVRNFTRHILSGLAYLHSKKTIHRDIKGANLLVDSSGVVKLADFGMAKHLTGHSADLSLKGSPYWMAPELMQAVIHKDNSSDLAFAIDIWSLGCTIIEMFTGKPPWSEYEGAAAMFKVMKDTPPIPETLSTEGKDFLRLCFVRNPAERPTASMLLEHRFLKNVQHSDPSPSSHLYNGTTLMDKPHSPRGLSENKPDQFSIVSAQIGKGKSATESGIGMSHSLYS; encoded by the exons ATGCGTTGGTTGCCAACCCTAATTTTcaatccttcttcttcttcttcttcttcttcctcttccgcTACATCTCCTTCAACGCGAaaatcatcatcagcttcttcttcttctccttcatctgCTTCTTCAGAACCTTCTGATTCAAGGAGGAGCTCGCGCGGCACGTGGTTTTTCGGCAACGGTAAAAAATCAACGCGATCAAGGAAGCTACGACACGTGGATGATGCTAACGTTGAATACTCAACCGCACCGATTCAACGGTCTCCGAGTGCACGGGGTTATATTCGGTCTAATACTTCTTCCTCCGTTGCACCTCAGCCGTTGCCGTTGCCGGAGTCACCTGGTGGGTTGTTAAGGCAAAGAGATGCTGATTGTCGGTTGCCGTCGCCATTGCCGAAAGAAGCTTCTGGACCATCCCTGTCGCCGAGAGAAGCTTCTGGTAGAGTCACGGAATCTGATGTTAATGTTGGTGTTGGTTCTCTTCCCGTTGGATTTAAAATGCGCAG TGTTTTTGCAAGCAAAGAGACGAGAAGGAATGCAGAGAATGCGGAGACAAGGCCACCTGGGAGTAGGAGTGTGCGTCAAGATACAAGTGGGGATGCAGCTCCAGGCTTTCGAGGGAATAACTTCCGGATAAGTGTCCCTCCAAGGAGTACTAGTACTTCAAATACTCCCTTTACCAGTCCCACAATCAGCCCATATGACACCAAACAAGATGATTTTGTGCCATATTATTATGTGTCACCAAAAGCAAATCAATTCTGGTCTGCACCAGAAATGCCAACATCTACGGGGCAACCACCTCCTGCTTTCTTTGATTTATCTGCGTCAGGCATTGATGGTGCCTCTTCTCCCCATCAAAGTCCTGGAGGAAAAAACCCCAAAAGCCCAGCTAGATCTTCTTCACCCCTACCAAGGTTATCCCTTGACTACCCAACAGCTGCACGCCGTGAAAGGTTATCTCTTGAATACCCAACAACTGCACCTCCTCCCAGTGTTCACCCGTTACCCTTGCCTCCTTGGCCTGGAACTTCCTTACCTTCACCCTCTGCCAATGCTACCTATTCTCAACCTGGAGTGGCTAAGACAGAGTCCTTATCTATGAAAAGTCAATGGCAAAAGGGTAAACTTATAGGGCGAGGTACTTTTGGAAGTGTTTATGTTGCCACTAATAG AGAAACTGGAGCATTGTGTGCAATGAAGGAAGCAGACATATTTTTTGATGATCCAAAATCTGCCGAGAGTATAAAGCAGTTAGAACAG GAAATTAAAGTTCTCAGCCATCTACAACATCCAAATATTGTGCAGTATTACGGTAGTGAAATA ATAGAAGAcaagttttatatttatttggaATTTATCCATCCtggttcaataaataaatacgtTCGGGACCACTGTGGTGCGATAACAGAATCCGTTGTTCGGAATTTCACACGACATATTCTTTCGGGGTTGGCTTACTTGCACAGCAAAAAGACAATTCACAG gGATATCAAAGGGGCTAACTTGCTTGTTGATTCTTCTGGTGTTGTTAAGCTTGCTGATTTTGGGATGGCCAAGCAT CTAACTGGGCATTCTGCTGATCTGTCTTTGAAAGGAAGTCCATATTGGATGGCTCCAGag CTTATGCAAGCGGTCATACATAAAGATAACAGCTCTGATCTAGCTTTTGCAATTGATATTTGGAGTTTGGGTTGTACAATTATTGAAATGTTCACGGGAAAGCCTCCTTGGAGTGAATATGAAGGA GCTGCAGCTATGTTTAAGGTAATGAAGGATACCCCTCCTATACCTGAAACATTGTCAACAGAAGGTAAAGATTTCTTGAGGCTTTGCTTTGTAAGAAATCCAGCAGAGCGGCCAACTGCTTCAATGTTATTAGAGCATCGGTTTCTGAAAAACGTACAACATTCAGATCCTTCACCTTCCTCCCATCTATATAATGGAACAACCTTGATG GATAAACCCCATAGCCCCAGAGGGTTATCAGAAAACAAACCTGATCAGTTTTCCATTGTCAGTGCACAGATTGGAAAAGGGAAATCTGCCACCGAGAG TGGCATTGGGATGTCCCACTCGCTCTACTCTTGA
- the LOC11408612 gene encoding LOB domain-containing protein 36 yields the protein MSSSSNSPCAACKFLRRKCTQECVFAPYFPPDNPQRFAYVHKVFGASNVAKLLNELNATQRDDAVKSLAYEAEARLRDPVYGCVGLISLLQHKLRAIQGELNNAKKELATYIGPQALQGIPTTILQQQQQHNNPFGNSLYPYNGGVPTVTAGAQMVIRDPQQTPAAAQHQILEAQQLAAAVAAREQQEIFRTFENQQQQQQQEFLRFSGGFDVDSVSNSSAGGGFNQVSPVSAVGVAADQLSPSLALGSFDNTYHHMQQAQQGQGGESHNLHHHHNHHHHLPLQAQLLLPPQQKQAQPQTHQQQTESEECRSVGLGPC from the coding sequence ATGTCGTCATCATCAAATTCACCGTGTGCGGCGTGTAAGTTTCTCCGGCGAAAATGCACTCAAGAGTGTGTTTTTGCACCGTATTTTCCACCGGACAATCCTCAAAGATTTGCATATGTACACAAAGTTTTTGGAGCTAGTAACGTGGCAAAGCTGTTAAACGAGCTTAACGCGACGCAGCGTGATGACGCGGTTAAGTCGTTGGCTTATGAGGCCGAGGCGCGGCTGAGGGATCCAGTTTATGGTTGTGTTGGTCTTATTTCACTTCTTCAGCATAAGCTAAGAGCTATTCAAGGTGAACTTAATAATGCTAAGAAGGAACTTGCTACTTATATTGGGCCTCAAGCGCTTCAAGGTATTCCCACAACTATTCTTcagcaacagcagcagcataataaCCCTTTTGGTAATTCTCTTTACCCTTATAATGGTGGTGTACCCACAGTAACCGCGGGTGCACAGATGGTGATTCGTGACCCGCAGCAGACGCCTGCTGCGGCTCAGCATCAGATCTTGGAAGCTCAACAATTGGCTGCTGCTGTTGCTGCTAGAGAGCAACAGGAAATTTTTAGGACTTTTGAgaatcaacaacagcagcaacagCAAGAGTTTTTAAGGTTTAGTGGTGGGTTTGATGTGGATTCAGTTTCTAATTCTTCTGCTGGTGGTGGGTTCAACCAAGTGTCCCCAGTTTCTGCTGTTGGTGTTGCTGCTGATCAATTGTCTCCTTCTTTGGCTTTGGGATCTTTTGATAATACTTATCATCACATGCAACAAGCACAACAAGGACAAGGAGGAGAATCTCataatcttcatcatcatcataatcatcatcatcatcttccacTTCAGGCTCAGCTATTACTTCCACCACAACAGAAGCAAGCACAGCCACAAACTCATCAACAACAGACGGAAAGCGAGGAGTGTAGGAGTGTTGGACTTGGTCCttgttga
- the LOC11415551 gene encoding protein misato homolog 1 isoform X3 gives MCRTGGVSTQASEPQKKNLFLQSLYEEENQNMVNETSGSPSEYQDRDITESLENGVQFWTDYSKVHFHPQSLYELNGVWTDVGDFDNYGIGRDSFAWASQGEEISDRLRFFVEECDHVQGFQFVVDDSGGFSSVASEFLENIVDEYTNTPVMLYTVRGSGPKARLQSRNHKILEDLHDAISFSRLSSYCKLIVPVGLPSLSKASKFLHIEDEKHYHSSAVYAAALHSISLPFRMAPVGPTADACSVSGAVDFHGLIQMLSGQGRQNMVSILDVAMPTPALTGGKKELCLLENFQPLTPMISEDGEDLQAIEHLTVHGILASVEGLRASVCEVKDAVDAAYQRANTRPLFSHLSVARCPLPIPLPFPSIFGNQIGKYGELMSDQLTNSPSKGSLDVHSIPMAARLRSSSTVLPLLEYNLQNLHRYGITRGAAGAELLRGWGFEKEELVEMQEMLSKMVATLCPPELSSDSD, from the exons ATGTGCAGGACTGGTGGAGTTTCCACCCAAGCCTCTGAACCtcagaaaaaaaatttgttcctaCAAAGCCtttatgaagaagaaaaccAAAATATGGTAAATGAGACAAGTGGTTCTCCAAGCGAGTACCAGGATAGGGATATAACTGAGAGTCTAGAAAATGGAGTTCAGTTTTGGACAGATTACTCGAAAGTACATTTCCACCCCCAAAGTCTATATGAATTAAATGGAGTTTGGACAGATGTTGGCGATTTTGACAATTATGGAATTGGAAGGGATTCTTTTGCATGGGCTTCACAAGGGGAAGAAATTAGTGACAGGCTtcgtttttttgttgaagaatgtGACCATGTACAG GGATTTCAATTTGTAGTTGATGACTCCGGTGGTTTCTCCTCCGTGGCTTCTGAATTTTTAGAGAACATTGTGGATGAATATACAAACACTCCTGTCATGCTGTATACTGTCCGTGGTTCTGGTCCAAAGGCACGTCTTCAGAGCCGGAACCATAAAATTCTAGAGGACCTTCATGATGCTATATCATTTTCAAGACTATCATCCTATTGTAAACTTATTGTACCTGTTGGCCTGCCCTCCTTAA GTAAAGCTTCCAAATTCCTCCATATTGAAGACGAGAAACATTACCACTCAAGTGCAGTTTATGCTGCTGCACTACACTCCATTAGTCTTCCGTTCCGAATGGCACCAGTTGGGCCTACTGCAGATGCATGTTCTGTTTCTGGGGCTGTGGATTTTCATGGACTTATACAAATGTTATCAGGGCAAGGACGACAGAATATGGTGTCGATTCTAGATGTTGCCATGCCAACACCTGCTTTAACAG GAGGAAAAAAAGAACTGTGTTTGTTAGAAAACTTTCAGCCGTTGACCCCAATGATTTCTGAGGATGGTGAAGACTTACAGGCAATTGAACACTTGACAGTCCATGGAATTCTTGCATCAG TAGAAGGTCTTCGTGCTTCTGTTTGTGAAGTAAAAGATGCGGTTGATGCTGCTTATCAACGTGCCAATACAAGGCCGTTGTTCAGCCATCTATCTGTTGCCCGTTGTCCCTTGCCTATTCCCTTGCCTTTTCCATCAATCTTTGGAAACCAGATTGGCAAGTACGGTGAATTAATGAGTGACCAACTGACTAATTCTCCATCAAAAGGATCCCTTGACGTCCATTCCATTCCCATGGCTGCCAGATTACGTTCCAGCAGCACTGTCTTGCCGCTTTTGGAGTATAACCTGCAAAATCTTCACCGGTATGGAATTACACGAGGAGCCGCTGGGGCAGAGTTACTCAGGGGTTGGGGCTTCGAAAAAGAAGAATTGGTGGAAATGCAGGAGATGTTGTCTAAAATGGTTGCCACATTGTGTCCTCCTGAGTTGTCATCTGATTCAGATTAG